In Deltaproteobacteria bacterium, the sequence GGTCTACGGCCATCTGAACCTCATCACCTCGAGCTTCGTCGCGGTGCTGCTCGGCCTCGGCATCGACTTCGCCGTGCACATGTTGTCGCGGTTCAACGAGGCCATGCGGGCCGGCGTCGATCGCCCGACGGCGGTGCGGCAGGCCCTGATCGCGACCGGGCCGGGCATCTTCGCCGGCGCGGCGATCACCGCCGTCGGCTTCCTCGCCGGCGTGACCACCGAGTTCACCGCGTACGGCGAGCTCGGGGTCATCACTGCGGTTGGCCTGCTGATGGTGATGACCGCCACGTTCACGGTGCTGCCGTCGCTGTTGGCGCGCGCGCTGTCGCGTGTCGGTCGCGCGGTCGCGCCCGAGCCCCCGGGGTTGTCGCGGCTGCCGGCGTTGGTCCGTCGGGCCCGCTGGCCGCTGGCCGTGATCGGCGTCGGCACCGGGCTGGTGGGCGCTCTGCTGATGCCGCGGGTCGAGTTCAACCCGCGCTACTTCGACTTCCTCCCTGCCGAGGCCGAGAGCGGTCGTGCGCTCGTGCAGCTCGAGTACGATCCCATCGCCTCGCCGGTGTTCGCCAACCTCAGCGCGCCGGACTTCGAAGAGGCCCGCGCGATGACGCAGACGCTGCGTGGACTCGATACCGTCGCGGGCGTGCAGTCGGCCACGGACCTCGTGCCGCCGCTCGACCCCGCGAGCAAGGCGGCGCTCGCCGCCGGCTTCGCCGGCATCGGCCGCGACCCCGACTTCGCGCGCCTGGCTACCGCCACCACCGACGCCGCCGCGCTGCAGCGCGAGGTCGATCGGGTCATCGATGCGCTCGACGAGGTCCGCTTCGCCATGGCGCAGGTCGGCGTCGATGGCCAGGCTGCGGTCACCAGCAAGGCCGCCTTCGAGGGCCTGCGGACGCGGCTGCGCGGCCTCGACGACGCCGAGCGCGAGCGGCTGCGCGTCATCGGGGCCCGCGTGGCCGAGGTGCTGGCACCCGCGTGGACCACGGCGCGCCGCGTGGCCCAGCGCCAGAGCGTGCTGCCGAGTGATCTGCCGCCGCTGTTCGCTCGACGCTTTGCGAGCAAAGATGGCCAGGCGCTCGCCCTCTTCGTGGTGCCGGCGGGCCGCTTCTGGGAACGCGAGGTCGCCGAAGCGTTCGCGGCCGACATCCGCACGGTGGATTCCGAGGCGTCGGGGCTCGCGCTCGACCACGTGGCGCACGGCACGATGATCCTCGCCGGCTTCAAGCGGGCAGCCGTCATCGCGGCGGTCGGGATCTTCGCGATCCTCCTGCTCGACTTCCGCAGCGTACGCGACGCGATCCTGGCGCTGTTGCCCACGTTGGTGGGTTGGGGCTGGATGATCGCCGTGATGGTGGCGCTGGGCTGGACCTTCGACGTGGCGAACATCGTGTCGCTGCCGCTGGTGCTCGGCATCGGCATCGCCTACGGCGTGCACCTCATGCACCGCGTACGCGAGGGCGATCCGCGGCCCGACTCGTCGATGCCCAACGTGCGACCCCGGCTCGACGACGCCGTGGTCGGCACCGGCGGGGCGATCGCCGTGGCCGCATTGACGACGGCGGCGGGCTTCTCCGCGCTGATGGTGCAGCAGTACGGCGGGATGTTGTCGCTCGGACGCGTGATGGTGCTCGGGATCGGCACGTGCTTGGTCGCGACGCTGTTGGTGCTGCCGGCCGCGCTGCTGCTGAGCCGTCGCGCCGAGTGAGCCCCCGCGCGGTCGCGGCCGCGGCCCCCCGCGCGGTCGCGACATCGACCCGCCAAATGGCGACGCGCCGCGAGCCCGGGTGGGCTGGCGGCGCGTCAGGGATGCGAGCCGGAGGCGGAGGCTACTGCGGCGCGACCAGGGTGTCGGAGGCCGACGGGTTGGTGGTCTTCGACTTGGCGCGGATGGTGTTGTTGCCCGCGGTCGGAGCGTTCGCAGGCTGCACCTCGGCCGGTTCCGTGGTCGGCGGCGTGCGGCTCGGGGCGGGCTTGATGCGCTTCGGGCCGGCCTGCGTGCGGACGGGGCCGCTGGGGGCCGGCGAGGGATCGCGGCTGGGGCCAGTGCCAGGGTTGGCCTTGGTCGGGCCGCTATCGCCGTTGTCGACGTGCTT encodes:
- a CDS encoding MMPL family transporter, producing MAKNTTARIFGAIADLCLRRPGTVLLVALLLCVGAGVLASGLRVSTSRTGLVSDDQPEQAKLRRFQERFGRPESPLVLVAGGTPEQRRAIVDRLSEAYEQEPEFAGRVLGRITPKTIAEVLLLQRADAMAQLRAALPPGVELAPLVEGGAVAWMAAIADRLEGAIDGAAAADGEDGQGAAAAAAAVPIDRAAEGLAGLGSLATALDDYIAGKNAMDRFVGAGTTVMRRGVDELGYLVTGNGDAHMVALYPELVSDEGAAVEPMVRRIREIRDVVLADAPAGVTADVTGLPAIIVDELHVVQQGLQLSTVVSSLAIIGLCWLLFRSLFQTILANLPLLPGVVLTLGVVQVVYGHLNLITSSFVAVLLGLGIDFAVHMLSRFNEAMRAGVDRPTAVRQALIATGPGIFAGAAITAVGFLAGVTTEFTAYGELGVITAVGLLMVMTATFTVLPSLLARALSRVGRAVAPEPPGLSRLPALVRRARWPLAVIGVGTGLVGALLMPRVEFNPRYFDFLPAEAESGRALVQLEYDPIASPVFANLSAPDFEEARAMTQTLRGLDTVAGVQSATDLVPPLDPASKAALAAGFAGIGRDPDFARLATATTDAAALQREVDRVIDALDEVRFAMAQVGVDGQAAVTSKAAFEGLRTRLRGLDDAERERLRVIGARVAEVLAPAWTTARRVAQRQSVLPSDLPPLFARRFASKDGQALALFVVPAGRFWEREVAEAFAADIRTVDSEASGLALDHVAHGTMILAGFKRAAVIAAVGIFAILLLDFRSVRDAILALLPTLVGWGWMIAVMVALGWTFDVANIVSLPLVLGIGIAYGVHLMHRVREGDPRPDSSMPNVRPRLDDAVVGTGGAIAVAALTTAAGFSALMVQQYGGMLSLGRVMVLGIGTCLVATLLVLPAALLLSRRAE